In Cryptomeria japonica chromosome 10, Sugi_1.0, whole genome shotgun sequence, a genomic segment contains:
- the LOC131039434 gene encoding asparagine--tRNA ligase, cytoplasmic 1 isoform X1 yields MTGCLLLLFMATEESLTSAMENMGVASEVAQAKYSRRVLIKSIIKRPDGEQGLSGQSVVVGGWVRTSRAHGGITFIQVNDGFCFANLQVLVNGEIFPLGQLTPTGTCVMLEGELTQPPDGKEQKVELKLTKVLGVGTVDPRKYPIAKTYLPLEHLRSYVHLRARTNTISAAA; encoded by the exons ATGACAggttgtttgttgttgttgttcatggCCACTGAAGAATCCCTCACAAGTGCCATGGAGAACATGGGTGTTGCCTCTGAAGTTGCACAGGCAAAGTATTCGAGAAGGGTGCTGATTAAATCCATAATAAAACGTCCGGATGGGGAGCAGGGCCTGTCTGGACAAAGTGTTGTGGTAGGTGGATGGGTCAGGACATCCAGAGCGCACGGAGGTATTACTTTTATCCAAGTGAATGATGGGTTTTGCTTTGCTAATCTTCAGGTGTTGGTAAATGGGGAGATTTTTCCTTTGGGTCAGCTTACACCAACAGGGACCTGTGTAATGTTGGAAGGTGAGCTGACGCAGCCGCCTGACGGGAAAGAGCAGAAGGTGGAATTAAAACTTACAAAGGTTCTGGGAGTGGGTACTGTGGATCCCAGAAAGTACCCAATTGCCAAGACCTACTTGCCCTTGGAGCATCTGAGGAGTTATGTGCACCTCAGGGCTAGAACAAACACG ATTTCAGCTGCCGCATGA
- the LOC131039434 gene encoding asparagine--tRNA ligase, cytoplasmic 1 isoform X2 — translation MTGCLLLLFMATEESLTSAMENMGVASEVAQAKYSRRVLIKSIIKRPDGEQGLSGQSVVVGGWVRTSRAHGGELTQPPDGKEQKVELKLTKVLGVGTVDPRKYPIAKTYLPLEHLRSYVHLRARTNTISAAA, via the exons ATGACAggttgtttgttgttgttgttcatggCCACTGAAGAATCCCTCACAAGTGCCATGGAGAACATGGGTGTTGCCTCTGAAGTTGCACAGGCAAAGTATTCGAGAAGGGTGCTGATTAAATCCATAATAAAACGTCCGGATGGGGAGCAGGGCCTGTCTGGACAAAGTGTTGTGGTAGGTGGATGGGTCAGGACATCCAGAGCGCACGGAG GTGAGCTGACGCAGCCGCCTGACGGGAAAGAGCAGAAGGTGGAATTAAAACTTACAAAGGTTCTGGGAGTGGGTACTGTGGATCCCAGAAAGTACCCAATTGCCAAGACCTACTTGCCCTTGGAGCATCTGAGGAGTTATGTGCACCTCAGGGCTAGAACAAACACG ATTTCAGCTGCCGCATGA